From a region of the Azospirillum formosense genome:
- a CDS encoding F0F1 ATP synthase subunit gamma produces MPSLKDLKNRIASVQSTRKITSAMKMVAASKLRRAQEQAEAGRPYAERMGRMLASLAANVQDSGNGPKLMTGTGSDQVHLLIIISSDRGLCGAFNGSIVRESRRQIQRLLSEGKTVKLLTVGRKARDQLRREYGSLIVETYEDVGRRKLSFADADVIAQKVLSLYEAGEFDVCSVIFNKFKSAIAQIVTVQQLVPFAVEAQAEDEAAGSDVKAIYEFEPDEEQILAELLPRNLSIQVYRALLESAASEQGARMTAMDNATRNAGDMINKLTITYNRTRQAYITKELIEIISGAEAV; encoded by the coding sequence ATGCCAAGCCTTAAGGACCTAAAAAACCGGATCGCCAGCGTCCAGTCGACGCGCAAGATCACCTCGGCGATGAAGATGGTCGCCGCTTCCAAGCTCCGCCGTGCGCAGGAGCAGGCGGAAGCCGGTCGTCCCTACGCCGAGCGCATGGGCCGCATGCTGGCCTCTCTCGCGGCCAACGTGCAGGATTCGGGCAACGGCCCGAAGCTGATGACGGGCACCGGTTCCGACCAGGTGCACCTCCTGATCATCATCAGCTCCGACCGCGGCCTGTGCGGCGCCTTCAACGGCTCCATCGTCCGTGAGTCGCGCCGCCAGATCCAGCGCCTCCTGTCGGAAGGCAAGACGGTCAAGCTGCTCACCGTCGGCCGCAAGGCCCGCGACCAGCTGCGCCGCGAGTACGGCTCGCTGATCGTCGAGACCTACGAGGATGTGGGCCGCCGCAAGCTGTCCTTCGCCGACGCCGACGTGATCGCCCAGAAGGTGCTGTCGCTGTACGAGGCCGGCGAGTTCGACGTCTGCTCGGTGATCTTCAACAAGTTCAAGTCGGCGATCGCCCAGATCGTGACCGTCCAGCAGCTCGTGCCCTTCGCCGTCGAGGCGCAGGCCGAGGACGAGGCGGCCGGTTCCGACGTCAAGGCGATCTACGAGTTCGAGCCTGACGAGGAGCAGATCCTCGCCGAACTGCTGCCGCGCAACCTGTCGATCCAGGTCTACCGCGCCCTCCTGGAGAGCGCCGCGTCCGAACAGGGCGCCCGCATGACCGCGATGGACAACGCGACGCGCAACGCCGGCGACATGATCAACAAGCTGACGATCACCTACAACCGCACGCGCCAGGCCTACATCACCAAGGAGCTGATCGAGATCATCTCCGGCGCCGAGGCGGTTTAA
- the atpA gene encoding F0F1 ATP synthase subunit alpha encodes MDIRAAEISAILKQQIANFGTEADVAEVGQVLSVGDGVARVHGLDNVRAGEMVEFPGGIKGMALNLETDNVGVVIFGTDSEIKEGDTVKRTGTIVDVPVGKGLLGRVVDGLGNPIDGKGPLVDVTRTRVEVKAPGIIPRKSVHEPMQTGLKAVDSLVPIGRGQRELIIGDRQTGKTAVVIDTFLNQKPINQGDDESKKLYCIYVAVGQKRSTVAQIVKTLEDAGALEYSIVVAATASEPAPLQFLAPYTGCTMGEYFRDNGMHALIVYDDLSKQAVAYRQMSLLLRRPPGREAYPGDVFYLHSRLLERAAKMGDAHGNGSLTALPVIETQAGDVSAYIPTNVISITDGQIFLETGLFYKGIRPAINVGLSVSRVGSAAQIKAMKQVAGTIKMELAQYREMAAFAQFASDLDAATQRLLARGARLTELLKQPQFQPLPVEEQVVSIFSGVKGYLDKIKVEDVNRFEQKFLAEIRSKGADILATIRNEKQITSATEERLKAFLDNFSKVFV; translated from the coding sequence ATGGATATCCGCGCCGCAGAAATCTCTGCGATCCTCAAGCAGCAGATCGCGAATTTCGGGACCGAGGCGGACGTCGCCGAGGTCGGCCAGGTCCTCTCGGTGGGTGACGGCGTCGCCCGCGTGCACGGCCTGGACAACGTGCGCGCCGGCGAGATGGTCGAGTTCCCCGGTGGCATCAAGGGCATGGCGCTGAACCTCGAGACCGACAACGTCGGCGTCGTGATCTTCGGCACCGACAGCGAGATCAAGGAAGGCGACACCGTCAAGCGCACGGGCACCATCGTGGACGTGCCGGTCGGCAAGGGTCTGCTGGGCCGCGTCGTGGACGGCCTGGGCAACCCGATCGACGGCAAGGGCCCGCTGGTGGACGTCACCCGCACCCGCGTCGAGGTCAAGGCTCCGGGCATCATTCCGCGCAAGTCGGTGCACGAGCCGATGCAGACCGGCCTGAAGGCCGTCGACAGCCTGGTTCCGATCGGCCGCGGCCAGCGCGAGCTGATCATCGGTGACCGCCAGACCGGCAAGACCGCCGTCGTCATCGACACCTTCCTGAACCAGAAGCCGATCAACCAGGGCGACGACGAGAGCAAGAAGCTCTACTGCATCTACGTCGCCGTCGGCCAGAAGCGCTCCACCGTCGCCCAGATCGTCAAGACCCTGGAAGACGCCGGCGCCCTGGAATACTCGATCGTCGTCGCCGCCACCGCGTCGGAGCCGGCTCCGCTGCAGTTCCTGGCGCCGTACACCGGCTGCACGATGGGCGAGTACTTCCGCGACAACGGCATGCACGCCCTGATCGTGTACGATGACCTGTCCAAGCAGGCCGTCGCCTACCGTCAGATGTCGCTGCTGCTCCGCCGTCCGCCGGGCCGCGAAGCCTACCCGGGCGACGTGTTCTACCTCCACAGCCGCCTGCTCGAGCGCGCCGCCAAGATGGGCGACGCCCACGGCAACGGCTCGCTGACCGCCCTGCCGGTCATCGAGACGCAGGCCGGTGACGTGTCGGCCTACATCCCGACGAACGTGATCTCGATCACCGACGGCCAGATCTTCCTGGAGACGGGCCTGTTCTATAAGGGCATCCGTCCGGCCATCAACGTCGGCCTGTCGGTGTCGCGCGTCGGCTCCGCCGCCCAGATCAAGGCGATGAAGCAGGTCGCCGGCACCATCAAGATGGAGCTGGCCCAGTACCGTGAGATGGCCGCCTTCGCGCAGTTCGCCTCGGACCTCGACGCCGCCACCCAGCGCCTGCTGGCCCGCGGCGCCCGTCTGACCGAGCTGCTGAAGCAGCCGCAGTTCCAGCCGCTGCCGGTCGAAGAGCAGGTCGTGTCGATCTTCTCGGGCGTGAAGGGCTACCTCGACAAGATCAAGGTCGAGGACGTCAACCGCTTCGAGCAGAAGTTCCTCGCCGAGATCCGGTCCAAGGGTGCCGACATCCTGGCGACGATCCGCAACGAGAAGCAGATCACCTCTGCGACCGAGGAGCGCCTGAAGGCCTTCCTCGACAACTTCTCCAAGGTGTTCGTCTGA
- a CDS encoding F0F1 ATP synthase subunit delta, translating into MAIEGTGVSELATRYSIALFELADENKALDQVASDLVALKQILAESADLRRLVRSPVISRADQGRAMAAVLDRAEVSDLTKRFIGLVAKNRRLFALEGMIEGYLAELARRRGEVTAQVTSAQPLSDAQLAAVTDALKASIGSKVLINTTVDPALIGGMIVKFGSRMVDTSVRTKLNKLQLAMKASGGSV; encoded by the coding sequence GTGGCAATCGAAGGTACAGGCGTTTCCGAACTCGCTACGCGCTACTCCATCGCGCTGTTCGAGCTTGCGGACGAGAACAAAGCGTTGGATCAGGTCGCGAGCGATCTGGTTGCGCTGAAGCAAATCCTGGCTGAGAGCGCCGACCTTCGCCGCCTCGTCCGCAGTCCCGTGATCAGCCGCGCCGACCAAGGCCGGGCGATGGCCGCGGTTCTGGACCGCGCCGAAGTGTCCGATCTGACCAAGCGCTTCATCGGGCTGGTGGCCAAGAACCGCCGCCTGTTCGCGCTGGAAGGCATGATCGAAGGCTATCTCGCCGAACTGGCCCGCCGTCGTGGCGAAGTGACCGCCCAGGTCACCTCGGCCCAGCCGCTGAGCGACGCTCAGCTGGCCGCGGTCACCGACGCGCTGAAGGCGTCGATCGGCTCCAAGGTGTTGATCAACACCACGGTCGATCCCGCGCTGATCGGGGGCATGATCGTTAAGTTCGGCTCGCGCATGGTCGACACCTCGGTGCGCACGAAGCTGAACAAATTGCAACTCGCCATGAAGGCCTCAGGGGGATCAGTCTGA
- a CDS encoding cache domain-containing protein encodes MSRLRGRFHLPTLLTVLPVLALLAIIALAAGVPAQTRGTESDAKALLDKTSGYLRQHGADAAPDAFAQRDGALIDRDLYPMLIDRDGVMVAHGWTPSLNGANLKDLKDVDGKPFIQEALDIVADRDSGAVSYKWTDPLSGQIAPKTMIVRRIVLDGEPYLLSVGVYR; translated from the coding sequence ATGTCCAGGCTGCGCGGTCGTTTCCACCTCCCCACCTTGCTGACGGTTCTCCCGGTTCTCGCGTTGCTGGCGATCATCGCGCTGGCGGCGGGCGTGCCCGCCCAGACGCGGGGGACGGAATCGGACGCCAAGGCGCTGCTCGACAAGACCAGCGGCTATCTGCGCCAGCACGGCGCGGACGCCGCCCCGGACGCCTTCGCCCAGAGGGACGGCGCGCTGATCGACCGCGACCTCTACCCGATGCTGATCGACCGCGACGGCGTGATGGTCGCCCACGGCTGGACGCCGTCGCTCAACGGCGCGAACCTCAAGGACCTGAAGGACGTCGACGGCAAGCCCTTCATCCAGGAGGCGCTGGACATCGTGGCGGATCGGGACTCGGGCGCCGTCAGCTACAAATGGACGGACCCGCTGTCCGGCCAGATCGCGCCGAAGACGATGATCGTGCGCCGCATCGTTTTGGACGGCGAGCCCTATTTGCTGTCGGTCGGCGTGTATCGCTGA
- a CDS encoding primosomal protein N', translated as MRENSARSGAKSGSGDSAQALLPGTVPVDADPRVRVLLPLPLREAYDYRVPAGMTLVPGDYVEVPLGPRRVLGVVWGAGAGVVEAARLKPVVRRFDVPPMPEVERKFVEWVAAYTMTPPGHVLRMAISVPSALEPAKATLAYLRKPDAEPPPGFKMTEPRRRVLALLDDGPPRTPAELAEEAGCGVTVVRGLAEAGLLEPVLLQPTRLGRPDCHRPGPTLSADQEAAAADLRARVESGVYSTVLLDGVTGSGKTEVYYEAIAAALKAGKQALVLLPEIALSAQWLERFARRFGAPPAEWHSELTGAQRRDTWRAVANGEVPVVVGARSALFLPYKNLGVIIIDEEHDSAYKQEEGSIYHARDMAVARAHLGGIPTVLVSATPSLETKVNADSNRYARIELPGRHGGAVLPDVELVDLRKDRPPARHWLAPSLKTAIEQTLAEKEQVMLFLNRRGYAPLTLCRACGHRLQCPNCTAWLVEHRLARKLQCHHCGLSQPLSPTCPECGEEGTLAACGPGVERIAEEVAELFPEARAAIMASDTLFGPRAIQEMVRRIADHELDILIGTQVMAKGHHFPMLTLVGVVDADLGLAGGDLRAGERTYQLLHQVAGRAGRGERPGRVMLQTYMPEHPVMQALAAGDRDGFYQLEAEMRLEAGMPPFGRLAALIVSGEDAAAVEKLSIALGRAAPRSDTVAVLGPAPAPLALLRGRHRRRLLLKAPRTVQVQPLIAHWLEQVEIPPNVRVQVDVDPYSFL; from the coding sequence ATGCGTGAAAATTCCGCCAGATCCGGGGCCAAATCCGGTTCCGGAGATTCAGCGCAGGCGCTTCTGCCGGGCACGGTGCCGGTGGATGCGGACCCGCGCGTCCGCGTGCTGCTGCCGCTGCCGCTGCGCGAGGCCTACGACTACCGCGTGCCCGCCGGGATGACCCTCGTCCCCGGCGATTACGTGGAGGTTCCGCTGGGGCCGCGCCGCGTGCTGGGGGTGGTGTGGGGCGCCGGCGCCGGCGTGGTGGAGGCCGCCCGGCTGAAGCCGGTGGTCCGCCGCTTCGACGTGCCGCCGATGCCGGAGGTCGAGCGCAAGTTCGTGGAGTGGGTCGCCGCCTACACCATGACGCCGCCGGGCCATGTGCTGCGCATGGCGATCAGCGTGCCCTCGGCGTTGGAGCCGGCGAAGGCCACGCTCGCCTATCTGCGCAAGCCGGACGCGGAGCCGCCGCCCGGCTTCAAGATGACCGAGCCGCGGCGGCGCGTGCTGGCCCTGCTGGACGACGGCCCGCCGCGCACCCCGGCGGAGCTGGCCGAGGAGGCCGGCTGCGGCGTCACGGTGGTGCGCGGGCTGGCCGAGGCCGGGCTGCTGGAGCCGGTGCTGCTGCAGCCGACCAGGCTCGGGCGGCCCGACTGCCACCGTCCCGGCCCCACCCTGTCCGCCGACCAGGAGGCGGCGGCGGCGGACCTGCGCGCCCGCGTGGAGTCCGGCGTCTATTCCACCGTTCTGCTCGACGGGGTGACCGGCTCCGGCAAGACGGAGGTCTATTACGAGGCCATCGCCGCCGCCCTGAAGGCGGGCAAGCAGGCGCTGGTGCTGCTTCCCGAAATCGCCCTGTCGGCGCAATGGCTGGAGCGCTTCGCCCGCCGCTTCGGCGCGCCGCCGGCGGAGTGGCATTCCGAGCTGACCGGGGCGCAGCGCCGCGACACCTGGAGGGCGGTGGCCAACGGCGAGGTGCCGGTGGTGGTCGGCGCCCGCTCCGCCCTGTTCCTGCCCTACAAGAACCTCGGCGTCATCATCATCGACGAGGAGCACGACTCCGCCTACAAGCAGGAGGAGGGGTCGATCTACCACGCCCGCGACATGGCCGTCGCGCGGGCGCATCTGGGCGGCATCCCCACCGTGCTGGTTTCCGCCACGCCGTCGCTGGAGACCAAGGTCAACGCCGACAGCAACCGCTACGCCCGCATCGAGCTGCCGGGCCGCCACGGCGGCGCCGTGCTGCCCGACGTCGAGCTGGTGGACCTGCGCAAGGACCGGCCGCCGGCCCGCCACTGGCTGGCCCCGTCTCTGAAGACGGCCATCGAGCAGACGCTGGCGGAGAAGGAGCAGGTGATGCTGTTCCTCAACCGCCGCGGCTACGCCCCGCTGACCCTGTGCCGGGCCTGCGGGCACCGGCTGCAATGCCCCAACTGCACGGCGTGGCTGGTCGAGCACCGGCTGGCCCGCAAGCTCCAATGCCACCATTGCGGCCTGTCGCAGCCGCTTTCCCCGACCTGCCCGGAATGCGGCGAGGAAGGGACGCTGGCCGCCTGCGGCCCCGGCGTGGAGCGCATCGCCGAGGAGGTGGCGGAGCTGTTCCCCGAGGCCCGCGCCGCCATCATGGCGTCGGACACGCTGTTCGGCCCCCGCGCCATCCAGGAGATGGTCCGCCGCATCGCCGACCACGAGCTGGACATCCTGATCGGCACCCAGGTCATGGCGAAGGGCCACCATTTCCCCATGCTGACCCTGGTCGGGGTGGTCGACGCCGACCTCGGGCTGGCCGGCGGCGATTTGCGGGCGGGGGAGCGGACCTATCAGCTCCTCCATCAGGTGGCCGGGCGCGCCGGGCGCGGCGAGCGGCCGGGACGGGTGATGCTGCAGACCTACATGCCCGAGCATCCGGTGATGCAGGCGCTGGCCGCCGGGGACCGCGACGGCTTCTACCAGCTGGAGGCGGAGATGCGGCTGGAGGCCGGCATGCCCCCCTTCGGGCGCCTGGCCGCCCTGATCGTGTCGGGGGAGGACGCGGCGGCGGTGGAGAAACTGTCCATCGCCCTGGGCCGCGCCGCGCCGCGCAGCGACACCGTCGCGGTGCTGGGCCCCGCCCCGGCGCCGCTCGCCCTGCTGCGCGGGCGCCATCGGCGCCGCCTGCTGCTGAAGGCGCCGCGCACCGTCCAGGTGCAACCCCTGATCGCGCATTGGCTGGAGCAGGTGGAGATTCCACCCAACGTGCGCGTGCAGGTGGACGTCGATCCCTACAGCTTCCTGTAG
- the fsa gene encoding fructose-6-phosphate aldolase, producing the protein MKFFVDTADIAEIRDLADTGLLDGVTTNPSLVAKTGRSFLDLVAEICDVVSGPVSAEVASTDFETMLAEGKKLAKIADNVTVKVPLTQAGLKTCKALSSEGTMVNVTLCFSPAQAILAAKAGASFVSPFVGRLDDIGQDGMGLIADIVEIYSNYDYFKTEVLVASIRNPIHIVDSARLGAHVVTAPPSVLKQLFNHPLTDKGLAQFVADWQKTGQSIL; encoded by the coding sequence ATGAAGTTCTTCGTTGACACCGCCGACATCGCCGAGATCCGCGATCTGGCCGACACCGGCCTGCTGGACGGTGTTACCACCAACCCCTCCCTCGTCGCCAAGACCGGTCGCAGCTTCCTCGACCTCGTGGCCGAAATTTGTGATGTGGTGAGCGGCCCGGTCAGCGCCGAGGTGGCGTCCACCGACTTCGAGACCATGCTGGCGGAAGGGAAGAAGCTTGCCAAGATCGCTGACAACGTCACGGTCAAGGTTCCGCTGACCCAGGCCGGCCTGAAGACCTGCAAGGCGCTGTCCTCCGAAGGGACGATGGTCAACGTCACTCTGTGCTTCTCCCCGGCCCAGGCGATCCTGGCCGCCAAGGCCGGCGCCAGCTTCGTGTCGCCCTTCGTCGGCCGACTGGACGACATCGGGCAGGACGGCATGGGCCTGATCGCCGACATCGTGGAGATTTACAGCAATTACGATTACTTCAAGACCGAAGTGCTGGTCGCCTCGATCCGCAACCCGATCCACATCGTCGACTCCGCCCGCCTGGGCGCCCACGTCGTCACCGCCCCGCCGTCGGTCCTGAAGCAGCTCTTCAACCATCCGCTGACCGACAAGGGCCTCGCCCAGTTCGTCGCCGACTGGCAGAAGACCGGCCAGTCCATCCTCTGA
- a CDS encoding DUF484 family protein, producing the protein MGREPGHTPQRKDAPTAEEVCAYLRDHPDFLVHHGELIHHLTPPSQDRGRGVVDLQAYMVERLRGEVRLLKDQQRELLGTSRANMNSQNRIHAAVLFLLDAQSFEQLIQTITTDLAVLLDLDVACLIVESNGHDTPHVQTSGVRVVEPGTVDRWLGKADVALNADIQGDPELYGPGAGLVRSEILIRLQVSSETPDGMLAFGSREPDTFHGGQGTELVGFLARVVERVIRGWLELPA; encoded by the coding sequence ATGGGCCGGGAACCGGGACACACCCCCCAGAGGAAGGACGCGCCGACCGCCGAGGAGGTGTGCGCCTATCTGCGGGACCATCCCGACTTCCTGGTCCATCACGGCGAGTTGATCCACCACCTCACCCCGCCGTCGCAGGACCGCGGGCGCGGGGTGGTGGACCTGCAGGCCTACATGGTCGAGCGCCTGCGCGGCGAGGTCCGCCTGCTGAAGGACCAGCAGCGCGAGCTGCTCGGCACCTCGCGCGCCAACATGAACAGCCAGAACCGCATCCACGCCGCGGTGCTGTTCCTTCTCGACGCGCAGAGCTTCGAGCAGCTCATCCAGACCATCACCACCGACCTGGCGGTGCTTCTGGACCTGGACGTCGCCTGCCTAATCGTCGAATCGAACGGCCACGACACCCCGCATGTCCAGACCTCCGGCGTGCGGGTGGTCGAGCCGGGAACCGTCGACCGCTGGCTGGGCAAGGCCGACGTGGCGCTGAACGCCGACATCCAGGGCGACCCGGAGCTGTACGGCCCCGGCGCCGGGCTGGTGCGGTCGGAGATCCTGATCCGCCTCCAGGTGTCCAGCGAGACGCCGGACGGCATGCTGGCCTTCGGCAGCCGCGAGCCGGACACCTTCCACGGCGGCCAGGGCACCGAACTGGTCGGCTTCCTCGCCCGCGTGGTCGAGCGGGTGATCCGCGGCTGGCTTGAACTGCCGGCCTGA
- a CDS encoding tyrosine recombinase XerC, with the protein MTGKQNPVLGFAAQPDVQDVLVHWRRWMESERNVSPHTLTAYIGDVATFLEFITGYQAKPPSMNDLAALTVTDFRSWLSHLAMKGIGSNSRSRALSSVRNLFRWMDRDGRLHNPAINTFSGPRIKRPAPKPLTVLDADRLLEESEKEPDEPWVGKRDRALFTLLYGCGLRISEALNLTRREAPLGETLRVTGKGNKERIVPVLPAVTEAVRAYMDACPYRQGPDAPLFVGVRGGQLAPAIAQRRMRDLRRLMGLPETATPHALRHSFATHLLADGGDLRAIQDLLGHASLSTTQRYTDVESEQLMQVYRSAHPRAKKTP; encoded by the coding sequence ATGACCGGAAAACAGAATCCCGTCCTTGGTTTCGCCGCCCAGCCCGACGTGCAGGACGTGCTGGTGCACTGGCGCCGCTGGATGGAGAGCGAGCGCAACGTCTCGCCCCACACGCTGACCGCCTACATCGGCGACGTCGCGACCTTCCTGGAGTTCATCACCGGCTATCAGGCGAAGCCGCCGTCGATGAACGACCTCGCCGCGCTGACCGTCACCGACTTCCGCTCCTGGCTGTCCCACCTCGCCATGAAGGGGATCGGCTCCAACAGCCGGTCGCGCGCCCTGTCGTCGGTGCGCAACCTGTTCCGCTGGATGGACCGCGACGGGCGCCTGCACAACCCGGCGATCAACACCTTCTCCGGCCCGCGCATCAAGCGCCCCGCGCCGAAGCCGCTGACCGTGCTGGACGCCGACCGCCTCTTGGAGGAATCGGAGAAGGAACCGGACGAGCCCTGGGTCGGCAAGCGCGACCGGGCGCTGTTCACCCTGCTCTACGGCTGCGGCCTGCGCATCTCCGAGGCGCTGAACCTGACGCGCCGCGAGGCGCCCTTGGGCGAGACGCTGCGGGTCACCGGCAAGGGCAACAAGGAGCGGATCGTGCCGGTGCTGCCGGCGGTGACCGAGGCGGTGCGGGCCTACATGGACGCCTGCCCCTACCGCCAGGGGCCGGACGCGCCGCTGTTCGTCGGGGTGCGCGGCGGGCAGCTCGCCCCGGCCATCGCGCAGCGGCGGATGCGCGACCTGCGCCGCCTGATGGGGCTTCCGGAAACCGCGACGCCGCACGCGCTGCGGCACAGCTTCGCCACGCATCTGCTGGCGGACGGCGGCGATCTGCGGGCGATCCAGGATCTGCTGGGCCACGCCTCGCTGTCGACGACGCAGCGCTACACGGACGTGGAGAGCGAGCAACTGATGCAGGTGTACCGCTCGGCGCACCCGCGGGCGAAGAAGACGCCGTAG